One window from the genome of Choloepus didactylus isolate mChoDid1 chromosome 2, mChoDid1.pri, whole genome shotgun sequence encodes:
- the PABPC4 gene encoding polyadenylate-binding protein 4 isoform X5, with product MNAAASSYPMASLYVGDLHSDVTEAMLYEKFSPAGPVLSIRVCRDMITRRSLGYAYVNFQQPADAERALDTMNFDVIKGKPIRIMWSQRDPSLRKSGVGNVFIKNLDKSIDNKALYDTFSAFGNILSCKVVCDENGSKGYAFVHFETQEAADKAIEKMNGMLLNDRKVFVGRFKSRKEREAELGAKAKEFTNVYIKNFGEEVDDESLKELFIQFGKTLSVKVMRDPSGKSKGFGFVSYEKHEDANKAVEEMNGKEISGKVIFVGRAQKKVERQAELKRKFEQLKQERISRYQGVNLYIKNLDDTIDDEKLRKEFSPFGSITSAKVMLEDGRSKGFGFVCFSSPEEATKAVTEMNGRIVGSKPLYVALAQRKEERKAHLTNQYMQRVAGMRALPANAILNQFQPAAGGYFVPAVPQAQGRPPYYTPNQLAQMRPNPRWQQGGRPQGFQGMPSAIRQSGPRPTLRHLAPTGNAPASRGLPTTAQRVGVPTAVQSLAPRAAVAAAAPRAVAPYKYASSVRSPHPAIQPLQAPQPAVHVQGQEPLTASMLAAAPPQEQKQMLGERLFPLIQTMHSNLAGKITGMLLEIDNSELLHMLESPESLRSKVDEAVAVLQAHHAKKEAAQKDSKAK from the exons atgaaCGCTGCAGCCAGCAGCTACCCCATGGCCTCCCTGTACGTGGGTGACCTGCACTCGGACGTCACCGAGGCCATGCTGTATGAAAAGTTCAGTCCTGCGGGGCCTGTGCTGTCCATCCGGGTCTGCCGCGACATGATCACCCGTCGTTCCCTGGGTTATGCCTACGTCAACTTCCAGCAGCCGGCTGATG CTGAGCGGGCCCTGGACACCATGAACTTTGATGTGATTAAGGGAAAGCCAATCCGAATTATGTGGTCTCAGAGGGATCCCTCTTTGAGAAAATCTGGTGTAGGAAACGTCTTCATCAAGAACCTGGACAAATCTATAGATAACAAGGCACTTTATGATACTTTTTCTGCTTTTGGAAACATTCTGTCCTGCAAG GTGGTGTGTGATGAGAACGGCTCTAAGGGTTATGCCTTTGTCCACTTCGAGACCCAAGAGGCTGCCGACAAGGCCATCGAGAAGATGAACGGCATGCTCCTCAATGACCGCAAAGT GTTTGTGGGCAGATTTAAGTCTCGGAAAGAGCGGGAAGCCGAGCTTGGAGCCAAAGCCAAGGAATTCACCAACGTATATATCAAAAACTTTGGGGAAGAGGTGGATGATGAGAGTCTGAAAGAGCTATTCATCCAGTTTG GTAAGACCCTAAGTGTCAAGGTGATGAGAGATCCCAGTGGGAAATCCAAAGGCTTTGGCTTTGTGAGTTACGAAAAACACGAGGATGCCAATAAG GCTGTGGAAGAgatgaatggaaaagaaataagTGGGAAAGTCATATTTGTAGGCCGCGCACAGAAGAAAGTTGAACGGCAGGCTGAGTTAAAACGAAAATTTGAGCAGCTGAAACAGGAGAGAATTAGTCGATATCAG GGGGTGAATCTCTACATTAAGAACTTGGATGACACCATTGATGATGAGAAGTTAAGGAAAGAATTTTCTCCTTTTGGATCAATTACCAGTGCTAAG GTGATGCTGGAGGATGGGAGAAGCAAAGGATTTGGCTTTGTCTGCTTCTCATCTCCTGAAGAGGCAACCAAAGCAGTCACTGAAATGAATGGACGCATAGTGGGCTCCAAGCCACTGTACGTTGCCCTGGcccagaggaaggaagagagaaaggctCACCTTACCAACCAGTATATGCAGCGGGTAGCAGGAATGCGAGCACTCCCTGCCAATGCCATCTTAAATCAGTTTCAGCCTGCAGCTGGTGGCTACTTTGTGCCGGCAGTTCCACAG GCTCAGGGAAGACCTCCATATTACACACCGAACCAGTTAGCACAAATGAGGCCTAATCCACGTTGGCAACAAGGTGGGAGACCTCAAG GCTTCCAAGGAATGCCAAGTGCTATACGCCAGTCTGGGCCTCGTCCAACCCTTCGCCATCTGGCTCCAACTGGTAATGCTCCGGCCTCTCGTGGCCTCCCTACTACCGCTCAGAGAGTCG GCGTTCCCACAGCTGTGCAGAGCTTAGCACCCCGGGCTGCcgttgctgctgctgctcctcggGCTGTTGCACCATATAAATACGCCTCCAGTGTCCGCAGCCCTCATCCTGCAATACAGCCTCTGCAG GCCCCACAGCCTGCGGTCCATGTGCAGGGCCAGGAGCCCTTGACTGCCTCCATGCTGGCTGCAGCACCCCCCCAGGAACAGAAGCAGATGCTGG GAGAACGTTTGTTCCCACTCATCCAAACAATGCATTCAAACCTGGCTGGAAAGATTACGGGGATGCTGCTGGAGATTGACAATTCGGAGCTGCTGCACATGCTGGAGTCTCCCGAGTCCCTCCGCTCCAAG GTGGATGAAGCTGTGGCAGTTCTCCAAGCTCATCATGCCAAGAAGGAAGCTGCCCAGAAG GATTCAAAAGCCAAATAA
- the PABPC4 gene encoding polyadenylate-binding protein 4 isoform X3, which yields MNAAASSYPMASLYVGDLHSDVTEAMLYEKFSPAGPVLSIRVCRDMITRRSLGYAYVNFQQPADAERALDTMNFDVIKGKPIRIMWSQRDPSLRKSGVGNVFIKNLDKSIDNKALYDTFSAFGNILSCKVVCDENGSKGYAFVHFETQEAADKAIEKMNGMLLNDRKVFVGRFKSRKEREAELGAKAKEFTNVYIKNFGEEVDDESLKELFIQFGKTLSVKVMRDPSGKSKGFGFVSYEKHEDANKAVEEMNGKEISGKVIFVGRAQKKVERQAELKRKFEQLKQERISRYQGVNLYIKNLDDTIDDEKLRKEFSPFGSITSAKVMLEDGRSKGFGFVCFSSPEEATKAVTEMNGRIVGSKPLYVALAQRKEERKAHLTNQYMQRVAGMRALPANAILNQFQPAAGGYFVPAVPQAQGRPPYYTPNQLAQMRPNPRWQQGGRPQGFQGMPSAIRQSGPRPTLRHLAPTGSECPDRLAMDFGGAGAAQQGLTDSCQSGGVPTAVQSLAPRAAVAAAAPRAVAPYKYASSVRSPHPAIQPLQAPQPAVHVQGQEPLTASMLAAAPPQEQKQMLGERLFPLIQTMHSNLAGKITGMLLEIDNSELLHMLESPESLRSKVDEAVAVLQAHHAKKEAAQKVGAVAAATS from the exons atgaaCGCTGCAGCCAGCAGCTACCCCATGGCCTCCCTGTACGTGGGTGACCTGCACTCGGACGTCACCGAGGCCATGCTGTATGAAAAGTTCAGTCCTGCGGGGCCTGTGCTGTCCATCCGGGTCTGCCGCGACATGATCACCCGTCGTTCCCTGGGTTATGCCTACGTCAACTTCCAGCAGCCGGCTGATG CTGAGCGGGCCCTGGACACCATGAACTTTGATGTGATTAAGGGAAAGCCAATCCGAATTATGTGGTCTCAGAGGGATCCCTCTTTGAGAAAATCTGGTGTAGGAAACGTCTTCATCAAGAACCTGGACAAATCTATAGATAACAAGGCACTTTATGATACTTTTTCTGCTTTTGGAAACATTCTGTCCTGCAAG GTGGTGTGTGATGAGAACGGCTCTAAGGGTTATGCCTTTGTCCACTTCGAGACCCAAGAGGCTGCCGACAAGGCCATCGAGAAGATGAACGGCATGCTCCTCAATGACCGCAAAGT GTTTGTGGGCAGATTTAAGTCTCGGAAAGAGCGGGAAGCCGAGCTTGGAGCCAAAGCCAAGGAATTCACCAACGTATATATCAAAAACTTTGGGGAAGAGGTGGATGATGAGAGTCTGAAAGAGCTATTCATCCAGTTTG GTAAGACCCTAAGTGTCAAGGTGATGAGAGATCCCAGTGGGAAATCCAAAGGCTTTGGCTTTGTGAGTTACGAAAAACACGAGGATGCCAATAAG GCTGTGGAAGAgatgaatggaaaagaaataagTGGGAAAGTCATATTTGTAGGCCGCGCACAGAAGAAAGTTGAACGGCAGGCTGAGTTAAAACGAAAATTTGAGCAGCTGAAACAGGAGAGAATTAGTCGATATCAG GGGGTGAATCTCTACATTAAGAACTTGGATGACACCATTGATGATGAGAAGTTAAGGAAAGAATTTTCTCCTTTTGGATCAATTACCAGTGCTAAG GTGATGCTGGAGGATGGGAGAAGCAAAGGATTTGGCTTTGTCTGCTTCTCATCTCCTGAAGAGGCAACCAAAGCAGTCACTGAAATGAATGGACGCATAGTGGGCTCCAAGCCACTGTACGTTGCCCTGGcccagaggaaggaagagagaaaggctCACCTTACCAACCAGTATATGCAGCGGGTAGCAGGAATGCGAGCACTCCCTGCCAATGCCATCTTAAATCAGTTTCAGCCTGCAGCTGGTGGCTACTTTGTGCCGGCAGTTCCACAG GCTCAGGGAAGACCTCCATATTACACACCGAACCAGTTAGCACAAATGAGGCCTAATCCACGTTGGCAACAAGGTGGGAGACCTCAAG GCTTCCAAGGAATGCCAAGTGCTATACGCCAGTCTGGGCCTCGTCCAACCCTTCGCCATCTGGCTCCAACTG GGTCTGAGTGCCCGGACCGCTTGGCTATGGACTTTGGTGGGGCTGGTGCCGCCCAGCAAGGGCTGACTGACAGCTGCCAGTCTGGAG GCGTTCCCACAGCTGTGCAGAGCTTAGCACCCCGGGCTGCcgttgctgctgctgctcctcggGCTGTTGCACCATATAAATACGCCTCCAGTGTCCGCAGCCCTCATCCTGCAATACAGCCTCTGCAG GCCCCACAGCCTGCGGTCCATGTGCAGGGCCAGGAGCCCTTGACTGCCTCCATGCTGGCTGCAGCACCCCCCCAGGAACAGAAGCAGATGCTGG GAGAACGTTTGTTCCCACTCATCCAAACAATGCATTCAAACCTGGCTGGAAAGATTACGGGGATGCTGCTGGAGATTGACAATTCGGAGCTGCTGCACATGCTGGAGTCTCCCGAGTCCCTCCGCTCCAAG GTGGATGAAGCTGTGGCAGTTCTCCAAGCTCATCATGCCAAGAAGGAAGCTGCCCAGAAGGTGGGCGCTGTTGCTGCTGCTACCTCTTAG
- the PABPC4 gene encoding polyadenylate-binding protein 4 isoform X2 — translation MNAAASSYPMASLYVGDLHSDVTEAMLYEKFSPAGPVLSIRVCRDMITRRSLGYAYVNFQQPADAERALDTMNFDVIKGKPIRIMWSQRDPSLRKSGVGNVFIKNLDKSIDNKALYDTFSAFGNILSCKVVCDENGSKGYAFVHFETQEAADKAIEKMNGMLLNDRKVFVGRFKSRKEREAELGAKAKEFTNVYIKNFGEEVDDESLKELFIQFGKTLSVKVMRDPSGKSKGFGFVSYEKHEDANKAVEEMNGKEISGKVIFVGRAQKKVERQAELKRKFEQLKQERISRYQGVNLYIKNLDDTIDDEKLRKEFSPFGSITSAKVMLEDGRSKGFGFVCFSSPEEATKAVTEMNGRIVGSKPLYVALAQRKEERKAHLTNQYMQRVAGMRALPANAILNQFQPAAGGYFVPAVPQAQGRPPYYTPNQLAQMRPNPRWQQGGRPQGFQGMPSAIRQSGPRPTLRHLAPTGNAPASRGLPTTAQRVGSECPDRLAMDFGGAGAAQQGLTDSCQSGGVPTAVQSLAPRAAVAAAAPRAVAPYKYASSVRSPHPAIQPLQAPQPAVHVQGQEPLTASMLAAAPPQEQKQMLGERLFPLIQTMHSNLAGKITGMLLEIDNSELLHMLESPESLRSKVDEAVAVLQAHHAKKEAAQKDSKAK, via the exons atgaaCGCTGCAGCCAGCAGCTACCCCATGGCCTCCCTGTACGTGGGTGACCTGCACTCGGACGTCACCGAGGCCATGCTGTATGAAAAGTTCAGTCCTGCGGGGCCTGTGCTGTCCATCCGGGTCTGCCGCGACATGATCACCCGTCGTTCCCTGGGTTATGCCTACGTCAACTTCCAGCAGCCGGCTGATG CTGAGCGGGCCCTGGACACCATGAACTTTGATGTGATTAAGGGAAAGCCAATCCGAATTATGTGGTCTCAGAGGGATCCCTCTTTGAGAAAATCTGGTGTAGGAAACGTCTTCATCAAGAACCTGGACAAATCTATAGATAACAAGGCACTTTATGATACTTTTTCTGCTTTTGGAAACATTCTGTCCTGCAAG GTGGTGTGTGATGAGAACGGCTCTAAGGGTTATGCCTTTGTCCACTTCGAGACCCAAGAGGCTGCCGACAAGGCCATCGAGAAGATGAACGGCATGCTCCTCAATGACCGCAAAGT GTTTGTGGGCAGATTTAAGTCTCGGAAAGAGCGGGAAGCCGAGCTTGGAGCCAAAGCCAAGGAATTCACCAACGTATATATCAAAAACTTTGGGGAAGAGGTGGATGATGAGAGTCTGAAAGAGCTATTCATCCAGTTTG GTAAGACCCTAAGTGTCAAGGTGATGAGAGATCCCAGTGGGAAATCCAAAGGCTTTGGCTTTGTGAGTTACGAAAAACACGAGGATGCCAATAAG GCTGTGGAAGAgatgaatggaaaagaaataagTGGGAAAGTCATATTTGTAGGCCGCGCACAGAAGAAAGTTGAACGGCAGGCTGAGTTAAAACGAAAATTTGAGCAGCTGAAACAGGAGAGAATTAGTCGATATCAG GGGGTGAATCTCTACATTAAGAACTTGGATGACACCATTGATGATGAGAAGTTAAGGAAAGAATTTTCTCCTTTTGGATCAATTACCAGTGCTAAG GTGATGCTGGAGGATGGGAGAAGCAAAGGATTTGGCTTTGTCTGCTTCTCATCTCCTGAAGAGGCAACCAAAGCAGTCACTGAAATGAATGGACGCATAGTGGGCTCCAAGCCACTGTACGTTGCCCTGGcccagaggaaggaagagagaaaggctCACCTTACCAACCAGTATATGCAGCGGGTAGCAGGAATGCGAGCACTCCCTGCCAATGCCATCTTAAATCAGTTTCAGCCTGCAGCTGGTGGCTACTTTGTGCCGGCAGTTCCACAG GCTCAGGGAAGACCTCCATATTACACACCGAACCAGTTAGCACAAATGAGGCCTAATCCACGTTGGCAACAAGGTGGGAGACCTCAAG GCTTCCAAGGAATGCCAAGTGCTATACGCCAGTCTGGGCCTCGTCCAACCCTTCGCCATCTGGCTCCAACTGGTAATGCTCCGGCCTCTCGTGGCCTCCCTACTACCGCTCAGAGAGTCG GGTCTGAGTGCCCGGACCGCTTGGCTATGGACTTTGGTGGGGCTGGTGCCGCCCAGCAAGGGCTGACTGACAGCTGCCAGTCTGGAG GCGTTCCCACAGCTGTGCAGAGCTTAGCACCCCGGGCTGCcgttgctgctgctgctcctcggGCTGTTGCACCATATAAATACGCCTCCAGTGTCCGCAGCCCTCATCCTGCAATACAGCCTCTGCAG GCCCCACAGCCTGCGGTCCATGTGCAGGGCCAGGAGCCCTTGACTGCCTCCATGCTGGCTGCAGCACCCCCCCAGGAACAGAAGCAGATGCTGG GAGAACGTTTGTTCCCACTCATCCAAACAATGCATTCAAACCTGGCTGGAAAGATTACGGGGATGCTGCTGGAGATTGACAATTCGGAGCTGCTGCACATGCTGGAGTCTCCCGAGTCCCTCCGCTCCAAG GTGGATGAAGCTGTGGCAGTTCTCCAAGCTCATCATGCCAAGAAGGAAGCTGCCCAGAAG GATTCAAAAGCCAAATAA
- the PABPC4 gene encoding polyadenylate-binding protein 4 isoform X4 — protein MNAAASSYPMASLYVGDLHSDVTEAMLYEKFSPAGPVLSIRVCRDMITRRSLGYAYVNFQQPADAERALDTMNFDVIKGKPIRIMWSQRDPSLRKSGVGNVFIKNLDKSIDNKALYDTFSAFGNILSCKVVCDENGSKGYAFVHFETQEAADKAIEKMNGMLLNDRKVFVGRFKSRKEREAELGAKAKEFTNVYIKNFGEEVDDESLKELFIQFGKTLSVKVMRDPSGKSKGFGFVSYEKHEDANKAVEEMNGKEISGKVIFVGRAQKKVERQAELKRKFEQLKQERISRYQGVNLYIKNLDDTIDDEKLRKEFSPFGSITSAKVMLEDGRSKGFGFVCFSSPEEATKAVTEMNGRIVGSKPLYVALAQRKEERKAHLTNQYMQRVAGMRALPANAILNQFQPAAGGYFVPAVPQAQGRPPYYTPNQLAQMRPNPRWQQGGRPQGFQGMPSAIRQSGPRPTLRHLAPTGNAPASRGLPTTAQRVGVPTAVQSLAPRAAVAAAAPRAVAPYKYASSVRSPHPAIQPLQAPQPAVHVQGQEPLTASMLAAAPPQEQKQMLGERLFPLIQTMHSNLAGKITGMLLEIDNSELLHMLESPESLRSKVDEAVAVLQAHHAKKEAAQKVGAVAAATS, from the exons atgaaCGCTGCAGCCAGCAGCTACCCCATGGCCTCCCTGTACGTGGGTGACCTGCACTCGGACGTCACCGAGGCCATGCTGTATGAAAAGTTCAGTCCTGCGGGGCCTGTGCTGTCCATCCGGGTCTGCCGCGACATGATCACCCGTCGTTCCCTGGGTTATGCCTACGTCAACTTCCAGCAGCCGGCTGATG CTGAGCGGGCCCTGGACACCATGAACTTTGATGTGATTAAGGGAAAGCCAATCCGAATTATGTGGTCTCAGAGGGATCCCTCTTTGAGAAAATCTGGTGTAGGAAACGTCTTCATCAAGAACCTGGACAAATCTATAGATAACAAGGCACTTTATGATACTTTTTCTGCTTTTGGAAACATTCTGTCCTGCAAG GTGGTGTGTGATGAGAACGGCTCTAAGGGTTATGCCTTTGTCCACTTCGAGACCCAAGAGGCTGCCGACAAGGCCATCGAGAAGATGAACGGCATGCTCCTCAATGACCGCAAAGT GTTTGTGGGCAGATTTAAGTCTCGGAAAGAGCGGGAAGCCGAGCTTGGAGCCAAAGCCAAGGAATTCACCAACGTATATATCAAAAACTTTGGGGAAGAGGTGGATGATGAGAGTCTGAAAGAGCTATTCATCCAGTTTG GTAAGACCCTAAGTGTCAAGGTGATGAGAGATCCCAGTGGGAAATCCAAAGGCTTTGGCTTTGTGAGTTACGAAAAACACGAGGATGCCAATAAG GCTGTGGAAGAgatgaatggaaaagaaataagTGGGAAAGTCATATTTGTAGGCCGCGCACAGAAGAAAGTTGAACGGCAGGCTGAGTTAAAACGAAAATTTGAGCAGCTGAAACAGGAGAGAATTAGTCGATATCAG GGGGTGAATCTCTACATTAAGAACTTGGATGACACCATTGATGATGAGAAGTTAAGGAAAGAATTTTCTCCTTTTGGATCAATTACCAGTGCTAAG GTGATGCTGGAGGATGGGAGAAGCAAAGGATTTGGCTTTGTCTGCTTCTCATCTCCTGAAGAGGCAACCAAAGCAGTCACTGAAATGAATGGACGCATAGTGGGCTCCAAGCCACTGTACGTTGCCCTGGcccagaggaaggaagagagaaaggctCACCTTACCAACCAGTATATGCAGCGGGTAGCAGGAATGCGAGCACTCCCTGCCAATGCCATCTTAAATCAGTTTCAGCCTGCAGCTGGTGGCTACTTTGTGCCGGCAGTTCCACAG GCTCAGGGAAGACCTCCATATTACACACCGAACCAGTTAGCACAAATGAGGCCTAATCCACGTTGGCAACAAGGTGGGAGACCTCAAG GCTTCCAAGGAATGCCAAGTGCTATACGCCAGTCTGGGCCTCGTCCAACCCTTCGCCATCTGGCTCCAACTGGTAATGCTCCGGCCTCTCGTGGCCTCCCTACTACCGCTCAGAGAGTCG GCGTTCCCACAGCTGTGCAGAGCTTAGCACCCCGGGCTGCcgttgctgctgctgctcctcggGCTGTTGCACCATATAAATACGCCTCCAGTGTCCGCAGCCCTCATCCTGCAATACAGCCTCTGCAG GCCCCACAGCCTGCGGTCCATGTGCAGGGCCAGGAGCCCTTGACTGCCTCCATGCTGGCTGCAGCACCCCCCCAGGAACAGAAGCAGATGCTGG GAGAACGTTTGTTCCCACTCATCCAAACAATGCATTCAAACCTGGCTGGAAAGATTACGGGGATGCTGCTGGAGATTGACAATTCGGAGCTGCTGCACATGCTGGAGTCTCCCGAGTCCCTCCGCTCCAAG GTGGATGAAGCTGTGGCAGTTCTCCAAGCTCATCATGCCAAGAAGGAAGCTGCCCAGAAGGTGGGCGCTGTTGCTGCTGCTACCTCTTAG
- the PABPC4 gene encoding polyadenylate-binding protein 4 isoform X1 — protein MNAAASSYPMASLYVGDLHSDVTEAMLYEKFSPAGPVLSIRVCRDMITRRSLGYAYVNFQQPADAERALDTMNFDVIKGKPIRIMWSQRDPSLRKSGVGNVFIKNLDKSIDNKALYDTFSAFGNILSCKVVCDENGSKGYAFVHFETQEAADKAIEKMNGMLLNDRKVFVGRFKSRKEREAELGAKAKEFTNVYIKNFGEEVDDESLKELFIQFGKTLSVKVMRDPSGKSKGFGFVSYEKHEDANKAVEEMNGKEISGKVIFVGRAQKKVERQAELKRKFEQLKQERISRYQGVNLYIKNLDDTIDDEKLRKEFSPFGSITSAKVMLEDGRSKGFGFVCFSSPEEATKAVTEMNGRIVGSKPLYVALAQRKEERKAHLTNQYMQRVAGMRALPANAILNQFQPAAGGYFVPAVPQAQGRPPYYTPNQLAQMRPNPRWQQGGRPQGFQGMPSAIRQSGPRPTLRHLAPTGNAPASRGLPTTAQRVGSECPDRLAMDFGGAGAAQQGLTDSCQSGGVPTAVQSLAPRAAVAAAAPRAVAPYKYASSVRSPHPAIQPLQAPQPAVHVQGQEPLTASMLAAAPPQEQKQMLGERLFPLIQTMHSNLAGKITGMLLEIDNSELLHMLESPESLRSKVDEAVAVLQAHHAKKEAAQKVGAVAAATS, from the exons atgaaCGCTGCAGCCAGCAGCTACCCCATGGCCTCCCTGTACGTGGGTGACCTGCACTCGGACGTCACCGAGGCCATGCTGTATGAAAAGTTCAGTCCTGCGGGGCCTGTGCTGTCCATCCGGGTCTGCCGCGACATGATCACCCGTCGTTCCCTGGGTTATGCCTACGTCAACTTCCAGCAGCCGGCTGATG CTGAGCGGGCCCTGGACACCATGAACTTTGATGTGATTAAGGGAAAGCCAATCCGAATTATGTGGTCTCAGAGGGATCCCTCTTTGAGAAAATCTGGTGTAGGAAACGTCTTCATCAAGAACCTGGACAAATCTATAGATAACAAGGCACTTTATGATACTTTTTCTGCTTTTGGAAACATTCTGTCCTGCAAG GTGGTGTGTGATGAGAACGGCTCTAAGGGTTATGCCTTTGTCCACTTCGAGACCCAAGAGGCTGCCGACAAGGCCATCGAGAAGATGAACGGCATGCTCCTCAATGACCGCAAAGT GTTTGTGGGCAGATTTAAGTCTCGGAAAGAGCGGGAAGCCGAGCTTGGAGCCAAAGCCAAGGAATTCACCAACGTATATATCAAAAACTTTGGGGAAGAGGTGGATGATGAGAGTCTGAAAGAGCTATTCATCCAGTTTG GTAAGACCCTAAGTGTCAAGGTGATGAGAGATCCCAGTGGGAAATCCAAAGGCTTTGGCTTTGTGAGTTACGAAAAACACGAGGATGCCAATAAG GCTGTGGAAGAgatgaatggaaaagaaataagTGGGAAAGTCATATTTGTAGGCCGCGCACAGAAGAAAGTTGAACGGCAGGCTGAGTTAAAACGAAAATTTGAGCAGCTGAAACAGGAGAGAATTAGTCGATATCAG GGGGTGAATCTCTACATTAAGAACTTGGATGACACCATTGATGATGAGAAGTTAAGGAAAGAATTTTCTCCTTTTGGATCAATTACCAGTGCTAAG GTGATGCTGGAGGATGGGAGAAGCAAAGGATTTGGCTTTGTCTGCTTCTCATCTCCTGAAGAGGCAACCAAAGCAGTCACTGAAATGAATGGACGCATAGTGGGCTCCAAGCCACTGTACGTTGCCCTGGcccagaggaaggaagagagaaaggctCACCTTACCAACCAGTATATGCAGCGGGTAGCAGGAATGCGAGCACTCCCTGCCAATGCCATCTTAAATCAGTTTCAGCCTGCAGCTGGTGGCTACTTTGTGCCGGCAGTTCCACAG GCTCAGGGAAGACCTCCATATTACACACCGAACCAGTTAGCACAAATGAGGCCTAATCCACGTTGGCAACAAGGTGGGAGACCTCAAG GCTTCCAAGGAATGCCAAGTGCTATACGCCAGTCTGGGCCTCGTCCAACCCTTCGCCATCTGGCTCCAACTGGTAATGCTCCGGCCTCTCGTGGCCTCCCTACTACCGCTCAGAGAGTCG GGTCTGAGTGCCCGGACCGCTTGGCTATGGACTTTGGTGGGGCTGGTGCCGCCCAGCAAGGGCTGACTGACAGCTGCCAGTCTGGAG GCGTTCCCACAGCTGTGCAGAGCTTAGCACCCCGGGCTGCcgttgctgctgctgctcctcggGCTGTTGCACCATATAAATACGCCTCCAGTGTCCGCAGCCCTCATCCTGCAATACAGCCTCTGCAG GCCCCACAGCCTGCGGTCCATGTGCAGGGCCAGGAGCCCTTGACTGCCTCCATGCTGGCTGCAGCACCCCCCCAGGAACAGAAGCAGATGCTGG GAGAACGTTTGTTCCCACTCATCCAAACAATGCATTCAAACCTGGCTGGAAAGATTACGGGGATGCTGCTGGAGATTGACAATTCGGAGCTGCTGCACATGCTGGAGTCTCCCGAGTCCCTCCGCTCCAAG GTGGATGAAGCTGTGGCAGTTCTCCAAGCTCATCATGCCAAGAAGGAAGCTGCCCAGAAGGTGGGCGCTGTTGCTGCTGCTACCTCTTAG